TGCGCATGGTATTGGTGATCAGCCTTTTGCCACCGCTTTCGGCCTTGGTAAAGGCCAACTGCAACAGATTCTTGTCTTTGTTGAGTTCGAGCCTGTGCTCCGAAGGCTCGAACGGGGCAAGATTCACTTGATGCCCGTTCCCGAACGATGCCTGGAAACTGTCCAGTTCCTGATCGAGAATGCGCAGCGCCCTGACATGCGCTTCGGCATATGCGGGCGGCATCATGCCGAGGTTGATCCGGAAACTGTTAGCGGTCGAGGCGACGGAGGGCGTCAGGTGACCGAAACTGGAGCGCTCAACCGTGGCGGTATTGAGCCCCATCTTGGCGGCCTCGGCATTAACAATGCCGAGGTAGTGGCTCATCAGGAACTGGGTGAACGATTCCGCCGCGGTACCGAGCTCTTTTTTTTCTTTCTTGGTGACATCTAGAAAGGTCCTGGCGTCGCAATGCACCATGACGGCCGGATAGTCCTCGTATGCTCCCACCTGGATGTTCTTGCTGCCCGTCAGCTGCGTTTGGACGTGTTGGGTCACATCGGTCCGGTATTTCAGCGAGGCATCGTACAGCTCCGCATTCCCTGGCGAGGTCTGGAGCGGACGCTGTTTGATATCTCCCTTGCCCGGCGTTAGCTTGCCCAGCTGGTACAGCCGCAAGGAATGGACGTTGGGCACCAGGCCGACGTTCGCGGCATAACCCTTCGCATCGTCCTTGCGTTCGCCCACGAGTCGCGCGATGGGCAGCTGATTCGCCTTGGCGCGGTCCGACACCAGTAAATCATGGTCGAAACTGCGGATGTAATGGCCAGCGTGTCGGTTGTCCTCCGCAAAACTCGACAGATGTTGTCCACCCTGGCTGACATTGCTGGCCAGGCACAGCGTTCGATCCAGCATGATCGCCGCGCTTTTCACATGCATATTGTCGCTGTCTTGGAACGTGGCCTTCCGCTTCGTGACGAAAGCGTGGGCCTGCGCCAGTGCGGACTTGATCTCTTCCGGCTCGTTGATCGGGGTGGCGCTTTCCAGCGACAGCAGGCGGGTGCGCATCGCCAGACCCTGCATCGGGACTTCGTGGCGCAGCCTTTTTGGGGTGTTGTCGGTCTCGCTGTCGGGCGACAAAGGCCGTCTCGGCACCGCCCTCCGCTGGGAGCTTGCAGGCTCGGAATCGGCGGCGGCCATGGACATGGGGGTGTAGCTCGAGGGCGGTATCGTATTATGCATATTCGATTGTTCCAGCTTGATGGCATGCACCTGGCCAGTCGTCGGCAGGCGGCGCGAGGCAGTTTGGCGACCGCAACAGGTCGTGGTGTATTGGTGGCCTGCTTCAGGTGAGCAGTTCCATGCATGGGGAAGGGCCGGCCGCGAACTCGGGAACGCCAATGCAAAACGCCGACCCCTGGGGATCGGCGTTCGCTGGATATTCTTGGTGGCCCGGGGCGGAATCGAACCACCGACACAAGGATTTTCAATCCTCTGCTCTACCAACTGAGCTACCAGGCCAAGGCGCGCAATTATAGCAGCACGGTTGACGCTTTGCCTAGTCCCTTTTGAACGGCAGGGCGGCCCGGCTCTTGACCACCCGCCCGTCCGCGCCGAACAGCACCAGGTATTGCAGCTGCCCCGGCTGCAACTTGCGCTGCACGGGCGGGTACAGCCACGCCTGCAGCCCATTGCCGAAGTCCACTTCCGTGCCGGTGCCCAGCGTCTCCCGCACCTGCGCCCGGTCCTGGCCCGGTGCGATGCCGGGCGCGGAAGGGGCGTTCGGCGGCGCCGGCTCGTCCATGTACTCGAACGACAGCAGCGTGTCGTCCGGCCAGCCGCGGTCCCACAGCGGTGCGTAGTAGCTGCGGTCCAGCAGCACCTGGCAGTCGCAGTAGGGCAGGTCGTTTGGCGCCTGGCTGCCGCCCGCGTACAGGAAGCGCGGCGGCAACTGCGCGCTGCGCTCGCCCGCCCGCAGCGTGACGGCAAACACCGGGCGCTCGGTAAAGAACAGGTAGTTGCCTTCGGCATTGCCGCAGACCTCGTCGGGGTCCGTCAGCAGATTGGACAGCCACGCGAACAGATGGGAATTGTTCGAGATCAGTCCCGCCTCCATGCCGACCAGGCATTCCAGGCGCAGGTCGCCCAGGCGGCGCTGGCCGTCCGGCACGCCCGGGCTGCGCACGTCCGCGCGCCACGTCATGCTGGTCGTGCGGCGGTTGGCCACCAGGGAAGCATCCTCGCGCCAGGCGCGCTCGTCACGCTCGAGCGTAAAGCTGTTGTCCGGGGCAACGGCGACCGGCAGCGTGACCGTATCGCCGACCACTTTCAGCGCGATGCCTTCCATGCGGGTCCCGGGCAGGCGCGGCAGCAGGCGAAAACGCAGCGTCGCGCCTGGCGCGAGTGTGGCCTGCTGGCGCACGAAGCGGTCCATGCCGCGCACCATCTTGCGATACGATTTGTCGACGGGGTCGCGGGTGGCCGTGACCACCACGTTCGGCACCGGCTCCTGGGCCGGTGCCGGCAAGCCGGCACTGGCGAGGACCGGCAACAGGAACAGGGCGGCAAACGAATGGCGGAGCATGGTGGCGGACGTGAATGCGGATCGCCGCATGGTAGCCGGTAACGAGACGGCCCAACGCACGGATGGCGTTACAATTGGCGAGAATCGAGGCGGACCATTGCAGTCGACAGTCAGAATGGCCAACAGGACAAGATGAATAACGAGACCTTCCAGCCCCCGCGGTGACCGGCTACGAGCAACGCTTCGAGCTGCTCGTGGCGAGCATTACGGATTACGCCATCTACATGCTCGATCCCGAAGGCCACGTCAGCAGCTGGAACGCCGGCGCGCAGCGCTTCAAGGGCTACGCAGCGCAGGATGTCATCGGCAGCCATTTCTCGCGTTTCTATACGGACGAGGACCGCGCGGCCGGCCTGCCCCAGCTGGCGCTGCGCGCCGCGCGCGAAGAGGGGCGCTTCGAAGGCGAAGGCTGGCGCGTGCGCAAGGACGGCACGCGCTTCTGGGCCACCGTGGTGATCGATCCGATTCGCACGCCGGACGGCACGCTGGTCGGTTTCGCCAAGATCACGCGCGACACGACGGACCGCATGACGGCACAGGAAGCGCTGCGCGAGAGCGAACAGCGCTTCCGCCTGCTGGTGCAGGGCGTCACCGACTACGCGCTGTACATGCTTTCGCCGCAGGGCGTCATCACCAACTGGAACGCCGGCGCCCAGCGCATCAAGGGCTTTGCCGAGGACGAGGTGGTGGGCAGCCATTTCAGCCGCTTCTTCACCGACGAGGACCGCGCCGCCGGCCTGCCCGAACAGGCCCTGGAAACGGCCCGCCAGTCGGGGCGCCACGAGAGCGAGGGTTGGCGCGTGCGGCGCGACGGCACCCGCTTCTTCGCCCACGCCGTGCTCGATGCGATCCGCGACGAACGGGGCACATTGATCGGCTTTGCCAAGATCACGCGCGACATCTCGGAACAGCGCAAGGCGGCCGAATCGCTCGAGCAGACGCGCAATGCGCTGTTCCAGGCGCAGAAGATGGAAGCGATCGGCCAGTTGACGGGCGGTATCGCCCACGATTTCAACAACCTGCTGGCGGTGCTGTCGAGCGGTATCGACATCCTGCACGCGCAGCAGCCCGGCAGCACCGCCAACCGGGTCCTGGACAGCATGCGCCGCGCCGTCGAACGGGGCGCGCTGCTGACACAGCAGTTGCTGTCGTTCGCGCGCCAGCAGCCGCTGGCGGCCGCCACGCACCAGCTCAATACGCTGGTCGGCGCCTTCGAGCCCGTGCTGCGCCGCGCCAGCGGTCCGCAGGTCTCGTTCCTGTTCGACCTGGCGCCGCGCCTCGCCAGCGTCTCCGTCGACGAGGCCCGCTTCGAGGCAACGCTGCTGAACCTTGTCGTCAACGCGCGCGACGCCATGCCCGATGGCGGCACGCTGGCGCTGGAGACCCGCAACGTGGAGCTCGCCGCGAACCAGGTGGGCGCGCTGCCGCCGGGGCGCTACGTGTGCGTGACCGTGCGCGATACCGGCACCGGCATGCCGCCCGAGGTGGTGTCGCGCGCATTCGAGCCGTTCTTCACGACCAAGCCGGTCGGCAAGGGCACGGGCCTTGGCCTCAGCCAGGTGTATGGCTTCATCGCGCAGTCGGGCGGCGACGTTGTCATCGAGACCGCGCTGGGCAAGGGTACGTCGATCAGCCTGTACTTGCCGGCCGTCGAGGAGGCCGGGCCGGTCGATGCGGGGCTGCCGGCCGTACGCAGCGAGCGGGTGCTGATCGCGGAGGACGACAAGCTCGTGATGGCGGTGGCGTGCGAGCTGTTCGAGACGATGGGATATGAAGTGCTGACGGCGCCGGACGGCGTGGCGGCCCTGCGCATCCTCGAGCGCGACAGCGGCATCGACGTGCTGTTTACGGACATGATGATGCCGAACGGGATGACGGGGCTGGAATTGGCCCGTGCCGCGCGGGAGCGCGATCCCGACATGAAAATCATCATCGCCTCCGGCTATCCGCAGGCGGCGCTGCAGCACGAGGAGCCGGGCAGCGCGGAGTTTTCGTTCGTCGGCAAGCCCTACCGGCTGGCCGACCTGGCGCGGCATCTGCGGGCGACCAGCTGACCCGGCCCCGCGGGAGGAGGCAGCGCGCCTACTATAATAGCGCTTTCCAGTTTCCCGTCATTGCGTCATGACCGACTCCCCGCAACCCCGCATCGCCGTGCTGGTCCCCTGCTTCACCGAGGCCGCGACGATCGCGGCCATCGTGCGCGACTTTCGCGCCGCGCTGCCCGGTGCACGCATCTACGTATTCGACAACAACTCCACCGACGATACATGGTGGTTGGCAGCCGCGTCACCGAGGAACGGGCGGCATACCGGTTCGGCCACCGCTTCGGCAACCGGCTCCTGACGGGCTGCGTGTCGACGCTGTTCGGGCGTACGTTCAAGGACATCCTGTCCGGCTACCGCGTGTTTTCGCGCCGCTACGTGAAGTCGTTCGCCGCGCATTCCACCGGTTTCGAGATCGAAACCGAGTTGACGGTCCACGCGCTGGAACTGCGCATGCCGGTGGCGGAAGTGGAAACGGTCTACAAGTCGCGCCCACCTGGCTCGTTCAGCAAACTCAGCACCTATCGTGACGGCATCAGACCCTGCTGACAATCCTGCGCCTGTTCAAGTCGGAAAAACCGCTGGGTTTCTATTCGCTGGGCTTCCTGACCTGCGTGGCGCTGTCGGTCGGGCTGGCGGTGCCGCTGGTCCTGACGTGGCTGGAGTCCGGCCTCGTGCCGCGCCTGCCGACGGCCGTGTTGTGCACGGCGCTGATGCTGTTCGGGATCGTGCTGCTCACCTGCGGCATCATCCTGGATGCGGTCACGAAAGGGCGCATCGAGCAGAAGCACTTCGCCTATCTGTCGGTGCCGGCCGCATGGCTGGATGAGCCGGCGGCGCAGCGCTCGCAGGTGGCCGCGTGAGGCCCGCCGCCCCGATCGCCAGGCTGGAAGCCTGGTTCGGGCGCCACTGCGCCCGGCTCAATACCGCTTCGGCCTGGCGCAAGGCGGCCTGGCTGGCGCCACTGTTGTTCGGCCTGCTGTCCGTGCTGCTGGGACAGGACGACAACTGGGACATGCGCAACTACCACATGTACAACCCGTTCGCGGTGCTGCATGGAAGGATCGGCTTCGACATCGCGCCCGGGCACTGGCAAAGCTACTTCAATCCGACGCTCGATTTCCTGTATTACGGCCTGGTCACCTACCTGCCCGGCCCACTGGTCGGGTTCGTCATGGGCGCACTGCACGGGCTCAACTTCCTGCTCGTGCTGGCGATCGCCGCGCAGGTGCTGAACCGGCTGGCGCCCACCGAACGCCATAGCGCACCGCTGCTGCTGGCCGTGTGCGGCGTATGCGGCGCGGGCTTCCTGGCGCAGCTGGGCTCCTCGATGGGCGACAACATGACGGCGCTGCTGATCCTGTCGCCCGTGCTGATCCTGCTGCGCGGCTGGGACGCGCTCCCGGCGCCGCGTGGCGGCAACGCGGTGGTGCTGGCCGCCGGCCTCGTCATGGGTCTCGGCACGGGCCTGAAACTGACCAATGCCACGTTCGCCACCGGCCTGTGCCTGGCGTTGTTCACCGTGGCCGCACCATGGCGGGCACGCTTGCGGCTGGCCTTCCTGTTCGGGGTGGCCGTGCTGGCCGGTATCGCCATCACGGCCGGCTGGTGGTTCGCCACGATGTGGCAGACCTTCGGCAATCCCCTGTTCCCGCAATTTAACAATATCTTCCAGAGCCCGCTGGCGCTGACCTACGGCGTCATCGACGATATCCACGTGCCGAAGACCTTCTGGGAAGCGCTGGCATGGCCGTTCGTCTTCACGCTCGATTACGAGCGGGTGTCGGAACTGACCCTGCGCCAGCTGATCTGGCCCGTCGTCTACGTGCTGGGCCTGGCGCTGGCGGCCCGCCTGCTGTGGCGGCGCGGTGGCGCGGCGCTGCCGCAGCCCCGCGAGCGCTTCCTGCTGGTCTTTTTCCTGGTGTCGTACCTGGCGTGGATGAAGCTGTTCGGCATCTACCGCTACCTGATCCCGCTCGAGTTGCTGGCCCCCCTGGTCGCGTGGGTGCTGTTGCACGGCCTGCTGAACACGGTCGCCGCACGGCGGACGGCGGCATGGGTGCTGGCGGCCTGCACGCTGGTGGTGTTCCCGTTCAGTACGTGGGGGCATTCGGACTGGGCCTGGGACAGCTTCCGTGCCGACGTGCCTGCCTTCGCACAGCCGGAGCAGACGGTGCTGGTGACCCCGATCGCGGACCCGCCACTGGGTTGGCTGGTCGAACTGTTCCCGCGCCAGATCCGGGTGGTGTCGGTGGAGAGTTTCCCCGAGACGCCAGCCTGGGTGGCCCGCATCCACCAGGCCATCGACAGCCGGCGCGGCCCCCACTACACGCTGTTGTCGGGCGCAATCGACGACAACCGGCGGCGCCTGGCGATTCGCCTGGCACTGGCCGACGGGCTGGGGCTGATGGACGACGAACACGGCTGCCAACGCCTGGCATGGCTGCTGACAAAAGTACGCCAGCGTGTCCAGGTGGTGCCCGCGCCGGCAGGCTCAGGGAAAGCCTGCACCTTGGAGACGCAGGCGCAATACCGCATCGACGTGGCGCAGAAGAATGCCGAAATCGTGCGGCGCGGCGCCGAGGTGCTGGCCAGGTATGACCTGCGCATCGACGCCGGCGCCTGCACGGTGCACGACGCGTTCACCGGCGCCGAGGCAAAGCCTTACCAGCTTTGCCCCGTCGCACGGACTCAAACGCCGCCGTAATGCGCGGCCTGGGCGGCGCCCACGTGGGTGTCGCCTTCTTCCCGTACTTCGGCCACGGCCTGCAGGTAGCGCCGCAGCGCATCGTCCAGCGTGGGCATCAGGTTGCCCCGTTCGCTGGCCAGCGCCGAGAAGCGCGGCTGCGCGGCCTGGTAGTCGAGGACGGCGGACGGCTGCGCCTCCAGCCCTGAGTTGTCCACGCCGGCCAGCGCGCACACGCGGCGCGCCAGTTCGGCCCAGCTGACGGCCTCGCCGTTACTGAGGTGCCAGATGCCGCGCTCGCGGTCGACCAGCAGGTCCAGGCACGTCTGCACCAGGTCCGGCACGTACGTTGGCGATACCACCAGGTCGTCCGCCGCCGTGAACGGCCGGCCCGCGCCCAGCGCCTGCAGTGCCAGCGTGACGAAGTTGTGCTGGTCCCACGGGCCGAAGAACGCGCTGGTGCGCACCATCAGCACTTCCGGATTGACCGTCAGCACGCGCCGCTCCGCCTCCGCCTTGCTCTGGCCATACACGTTCAGCGGCGCCACGGGATCGCTCTCGACATACGGGCTGCCCTTGCTGCCGTCGAACACCAGGTCGCTGGAGAACGTCAGCAGCCGGACCTGGTGGCGCGCGCAGGCGATCGCCAGCACCACGGGGCCCTGGGCGTTGTCGCGCATGCAGCGCTCGCTGTCCTGCTCCGCGTCGTGCACGCGCACGTAGCCGCCCGCATTGACGATGGCCCACGGCTTGTAGCGCTCGATGGCCGCCTCGACGGAAGCGGGATCGGCGATGTCCATCTCCTGGCGCGTCAGCACGCGGAAGGCCAGGTTGCGCTCCTCGCAGATGCGGGCGAACGCACTGCCCAGGGTGCCGGTGGCACCGCTGATCAGGATGGGCTGCACGGGCCGCTGCGCCGTGTGGCGCTCGGCCGGCAGCGCAGCGACCGTGGCACTCGTCGCCACCGGCGGGCACAGGAAGCGGCCGGGCCGGCGCCACCAGCCCAGCCCCTGCAGCACCGGGTTCGATGGCGGCCGCCCCGTGGACAGTTCCTGCATCAGGCGCGCCAGTGCCGTCGGCCGCGGTTCCGGCGAGCGCAAGTCGTAGGCCCCGTTCTCGTAGTAGCCATGGCATTCGGTCACGAGGCAGTTCCAGTCGTACGAGCCGAGCAGCGACCAGACAGTCACCGCACGCACGTCGCCGCCTTTTTTCTGTACGTCGTGCGCGGCGTTCCACACCTCGTGCAGCCAGCGCAGCTGGTCTTCGCGGTTGGCGTCGATATGGGCTTCCGTCACGGCCATCGGCAGGCCGTAGCGCTCCCACACTTCCTCCATCAGCGGGCCGATGCCCGGGGTCGGCGTGGCCAGTGCGCGCGCGGTCTCGATGTCGGCGAAGCCATGCTCGCCCACGTAGCGGGCCGGATAGCGCTCGCCCCGGTGGTCCAGCCAGCGCTCGCTGGTGATGTAGTAGTTCAGGCCCACCACGTCGGGCGGGCAGGGATTGTCGCGGAACCACAGCACATCCTCGGCCGGGATGCCGCTTTTCAGGATGTAGGACCACAGCGCGTGGTCCTCGTCCACGCGGCCGCACAGCAGGTCCCATGCCAGCCAGCGCCGCTCGTTGTAGAAGTCGGCCCAGTCCGACAGTTCGGGTGTGCTGTAGGTCTTGCCCAGGTCGTCGGTCTGCACCAGCTTGGCTTGCGGGTTGACGGCGCGGATCGCGCGCATCGACAGCACGACGCCCTTGCATTGATTGATCAGCGCCTGCAGGAAGACCAGGTCGCTTTTGCCGTGCGGGTACCAGACGCCGTACAGGCCGGCGAAACGCGCCGTCGTGCACGGTTCGTTGACGGGGGTGTAGTACTCCACCCAGGGATAGCGTTGCGCCACCGCGCCCGCATACTCCGCCAGTTGCGGCCCGAACGCCGGGTCGACGAGGCTGGTATGGCGCGGGCCGCTGCCATGGTGCACCAGGCCCACGATGGGCGCGACGCCCAGGTCGCGCAGGGCTGGCAGCCGTTCGTCGGCCCAGGACCAGTCGGCCTTGTCGACGCCTTCCGGCGCCGTCAGCTCCCACAGGACCGGGTAGCGGATCGCCTTGATGCCCAGGGCCGCAAAGCGGTCCAGGTCGCTGATCCTGGTCTTGTGCCCGTTCTGGTCCATCTGACTGAAATACCGATCGCGCACGCGGTTGACCGTTGCTTCCAGTCCGCCCCATAACTCGATCACCTGGCTTTGAATTTCGTCATCATTTTTCATGTTATTGGTGAGCTAGTCGAACGAGGGAGGAAGTATGGCGAAAAAACTAAAACGTTGGCGCCGTATTGCCTCCCGTAACTGAACAGTTCGGACGGGCCATGCCGGCCAGCCATGGACCGCATTGTGTGCGCGGCGCTGCGAGCCGCTTCGGTAAACTGAAGTGCTGATCACAGGATTGGAGGGGTACGCATGCGGCTGGTTTTCATGGGCAATTCGATCGAGGAGTGGGGCGCGGCGGTGGCGGTGGCGTTCGCGGCTGCCGTGCTGATGTATACCGCCCGCTACCTGCTGATCCATCGGCTGGCCCAGGTCGCCGAGCGCAGCGAAACGCGGGT
This is a stretch of genomic DNA from Pseudoduganella chitinolytica. It encodes these proteins:
- a CDS encoding glycosyltransferase 87 family protein codes for the protein MRPAAPIARLEAWFGRHCARLNTASAWRKAAWLAPLLFGLLSVLLGQDDNWDMRNYHMYNPFAVLHGRIGFDIAPGHWQSYFNPTLDFLYYGLVTYLPGPLVGFVMGALHGLNFLLVLAIAAQVLNRLAPTERHSAPLLLAVCGVCGAGFLAQLGSSMGDNMTALLILSPVLILLRGWDALPAPRGGNAVVLAAGLVMGLGTGLKLTNATFATGLCLALFTVAAPWRARLRLAFLFGVAVLAGIAITAGWWFATMWQTFGNPLFPQFNNIFQSPLALTYGVIDDIHVPKTFWEALAWPFVFTLDYERVSELTLRQLIWPVVYVLGLALAARLLWRRGGAALPQPRERFLLVFFLVSYLAWMKLFGIYRYLIPLELLAPLVAWVLLHGLLNTVAARRTAAWVLAACTLVVFPFSTWGHSDWAWDSFRADVPAFAQPEQTVLVTPIADPPLGWLVELFPRQIRVVSVESFPETPAWVARIHQAIDSRRGPHYTLLSGAIDDNRRRLAIRLALADGLGLMDDEHGCQRLAWLLTKVRQRVQVVPAPAGSGKACTLETQAQYRIDVAQKNAEIVRRGAEVLARYDLRIDAGACTVHDAFTGAEAKPYQLCPVARTQTPP
- a CDS encoding family 1 glycosylhydrolase, with product MKNDDEIQSQVIELWGGLEATVNRVRDRYFSQMDQNGHKTRISDLDRFAALGIKAIRYPVLWELTAPEGVDKADWSWADERLPALRDLGVAPIVGLVHHGSGPRHTSLVDPAFGPQLAEYAGAVAQRYPWVEYYTPVNEPCTTARFAGLYGVWYPHGKSDLVFLQALINQCKGVVLSMRAIRAVNPQAKLVQTDDLGKTYSTPELSDWADFYNERRWLAWDLLCGRVDEDHALWSYILKSGIPAEDVLWFRDNPCPPDVVGLNYYITSERWLDHRGERYPARYVGEHGFADIETARALATPTPGIGPLMEEVWERYGLPMAVTEAHIDANREDQLRWLHEVWNAAHDVQKKGGDVRAVTVWSLLGSYDWNCLVTECHGYYENGAYDLRSPEPRPTALARLMQELSTGRPPSNPVLQGLGWWRRPGRFLCPPVATSATVAALPAERHTAQRPVQPILISGATGTLGSAFARICEERNLAFRVLTRQEMDIADPASVEAAIERYKPWAIVNAGGYVRVHDAEQDSERCMRDNAQGPVVLAIACARHQVRLLTFSSDLVFDGSKGSPYVESDPVAPLNVYGQSKAEAERRVLTVNPEVLMVRTSAFFGPWDQHNFVTLALQALGAGRPFTAADDLVVSPTYVPDLVQTCLDLLVDRERGIWHLSNGEAVSWAELARRVCALAGVDNSGLEAQPSAVLDYQAAQPRFSALASERGNLMPTLDDALRRYLQAVAEVREEGDTHVGAAQAAHYGGV
- a CDS encoding hybrid sensor histidine kinase/response regulator — translated: MTGYEQRFELLVASITDYAIYMLDPEGHVSSWNAGAQRFKGYAAQDVIGSHFSRFYTDEDRAAGLPQLALRAAREEGRFEGEGWRVRKDGTRFWATVVIDPIRTPDGTLVGFAKITRDTTDRMTAQEALRESEQRFRLLVQGVTDYALYMLSPQGVITNWNAGAQRIKGFAEDEVVGSHFSRFFTDEDRAAGLPEQALETARQSGRHESEGWRVRRDGTRFFAHAVLDAIRDERGTLIGFAKITRDISEQRKAAESLEQTRNALFQAQKMEAIGQLTGGIAHDFNNLLAVLSSGIDILHAQQPGSTANRVLDSMRRAVERGALLTQQLLSFARQQPLAAATHQLNTLVGAFEPVLRRASGPQVSFLFDLAPRLASVSVDEARFEATLLNLVVNARDAMPDGGTLALETRNVELAANQVGALPPGRYVCVTVRDTGTGMPPEVVSRAFEPFFTTKPVGKGTGLGLSQVYGFIAQSGGDVVIETALGKGTSISLYLPAVEEAGPVDAGLPAVRSERVLIAEDDKLVMAVACELFETMGYEVLTAPDGVAALRILERDSGIDVLFTDMMMPNGMTGLELARAARERDPDMKIIIASGYPQAALQHEEPGSAEFSFVGKPYRLADLARHLRATS